The Periplaneta americana isolate PAMFEO1 chromosome 10, P.americana_PAMFEO1_priV1, whole genome shotgun sequence genome includes a window with the following:
- the IntS12 gene encoding integrator complex subunit 12 isoform X3, whose product MVTIHFEIGHINIFILTLVPLMMASFDLDPTFARALRLMHSKAKDSEDQLRSMLDEAIRQRHGSSKTLANLFIKKEPLSKRENSKSSSSSSSGRKDDFSKESEKKIFEKISADEVPESNRETIINKRPKSSDISKPPLIGNSSPAPSPHAMTIHDTETINEDSLQPDDDDDGLALEILEEDLTCVVCRGMDVVARNQLVECIECHSLYHQECHQPPVAEADMNDPRSAWYCSNCTKAMSKMQGAGNNSSKQSGAQSPYNTPSAGSTGKPSFTAVSSKSNTSPNFSTANKAFGGLQLYLGFT is encoded by the exons ATGGTAACGATACACTTTGAAATTggacatattaatatatttatattgactCTTG TGCCGCTAATGATGGCATCCTTTGATTTGGACCCAACATTTGCTCGAGCTCTGAGGTTAATGCACTCTAAGGCGAAGGATTCTGAGGATCAGCTGCGCTCTATGCTTGATGAAGCTATCAGACAACGCCATGGTAGCAGCAAGACTCTGGCAAATCTCTTTATTAaaaag gAACCACTGAGCAAGAGAGAGAATTCAAAGTCATCAAGTTCTTCTTCAAGTGGAAGGAAAGATGACTTCTCTAAAGAATCTGAAAAGAAGATTTTCGAAAAA ATCAGTGCAGATGAGGTGCCAGAATCAAACCGTGAGACAATTATCAACAAAAGACCAAAGAGCAGTGATATTTCCAAACCTCCCCTAATTGGAAATTCCTCCCCTGCTCCCTCACCTCACGCCATGACCATTCATGATACAGAGACAATCAATGAAGATTCTCTTCAAccagacgacgatgatgatggtcTTGCTCTTGAAATTCTAGAAGAAGATTTAACTTGCGTTGTTTGCAG AGGAATGGATGTAGTTGCACGTAATCAACTGGTGGAGTGTATAGAATGTCATTCCCTGTACCATCAAGAATGCCATCAACCACCCGTAGCTGAGGCAGATATGAATGACCCACGTTCTGCATGGTATTGTTCAAACTGCACCAAAGCAATGAGTAAAATG CAAGGTGCTGGCAACAATTCCAGTAAGCAGTCTGGAGCACAATCACCATACAATACTCCATCTGCTGGTTCTACGGGGAAGCCTTCCTTCACAGCTGTCTCCTCCAAATCAAACACATCTCCTAACTTCAGCACTGCAAATAAAGCATTTGGAG
- the IntS12 gene encoding integrator complex subunit 12 isoform X5: protein MVTIHFEIGHINIFILTLVPLMMASFDLDPTFARALRLMHSKAKDSEDQLRSMLDEAIRQRHGSSKTLANLFIKKEPLSKRENSKSSSSSSSGRKDDFSKESEKKIFEKISADEVPESNRETIINKRPKSSDISKPPLIGNSSPAPSPHAMTIHDTETINEDSLQPDDDDDGLALEILEEDLTCVVCRGMDVVARNQLVECIECHSLYHQECHQPPVAEADMNDPRSAWYCSNCTKAMSKMQGAGNNSSKQSGAQSPYNTPSAGSTGKPSFTAVSSKSNTSPNFSTANKAFGVT from the exons ATGGTAACGATACACTTTGAAATTggacatattaatatatttatattgactCTTG TGCCGCTAATGATGGCATCCTTTGATTTGGACCCAACATTTGCTCGAGCTCTGAGGTTAATGCACTCTAAGGCGAAGGATTCTGAGGATCAGCTGCGCTCTATGCTTGATGAAGCTATCAGACAACGCCATGGTAGCAGCAAGACTCTGGCAAATCTCTTTATTAaaaag gAACCACTGAGCAAGAGAGAGAATTCAAAGTCATCAAGTTCTTCTTCAAGTGGAAGGAAAGATGACTTCTCTAAAGAATCTGAAAAGAAGATTTTCGAAAAA ATCAGTGCAGATGAGGTGCCAGAATCAAACCGTGAGACAATTATCAACAAAAGACCAAAGAGCAGTGATATTTCCAAACCTCCCCTAATTGGAAATTCCTCCCCTGCTCCCTCACCTCACGCCATGACCATTCATGATACAGAGACAATCAATGAAGATTCTCTTCAAccagacgacgatgatgatggtcTTGCTCTTGAAATTCTAGAAGAAGATTTAACTTGCGTTGTTTGCAG AGGAATGGATGTAGTTGCACGTAATCAACTGGTGGAGTGTATAGAATGTCATTCCCTGTACCATCAAGAATGCCATCAACCACCCGTAGCTGAGGCAGATATGAATGACCCACGTTCTGCATGGTATTGTTCAAACTGCACCAAAGCAATGAGTAAAATG CAAGGTGCTGGCAACAATTCCAGTAAGCAGTCTGGAGCACAATCACCATACAATACTCCATCTGCTGGTTCTACGGGGAAGCCTTCCTTCACAGCTGTCTCCTCCAAATCAAACACATCTCCTAACTTCAGCACTGCAAATAAAGCATTTGGAG TTACTTGA
- the IntS12 gene encoding integrator complex subunit 12 isoform X4 produces MVTIHFEIGHINIFILTLVPLMMASFDLDPTFARALRLMHSKAKDSEDQLRSMLDEAIRQRHGSSKTLANLFIKKEPLSKRENSKSSSSSSSGRKDDFSKESEKKIFEKISADEVPESNRETIINKRPKSSDISKPPLIGNSSPAPSPHAMTIHDTETINEDSLQPDDDDDGLALEILEEDLTCVVCRGMDVVARNQLVECIECHSLYHQECHQPPVAEADMNDPRSAWYCSNCTKAMSKMQGAGNNSSKQSGAQSPYNTPSAGSTGKPSFTAVSSKSNTSPNFSTANKAFGAA; encoded by the exons ATGGTAACGATACACTTTGAAATTggacatattaatatatttatattgactCTTG TGCCGCTAATGATGGCATCCTTTGATTTGGACCCAACATTTGCTCGAGCTCTGAGGTTAATGCACTCTAAGGCGAAGGATTCTGAGGATCAGCTGCGCTCTATGCTTGATGAAGCTATCAGACAACGCCATGGTAGCAGCAAGACTCTGGCAAATCTCTTTATTAaaaag gAACCACTGAGCAAGAGAGAGAATTCAAAGTCATCAAGTTCTTCTTCAAGTGGAAGGAAAGATGACTTCTCTAAAGAATCTGAAAAGAAGATTTTCGAAAAA ATCAGTGCAGATGAGGTGCCAGAATCAAACCGTGAGACAATTATCAACAAAAGACCAAAGAGCAGTGATATTTCCAAACCTCCCCTAATTGGAAATTCCTCCCCTGCTCCCTCACCTCACGCCATGACCATTCATGATACAGAGACAATCAATGAAGATTCTCTTCAAccagacgacgatgatgatggtcTTGCTCTTGAAATTCTAGAAGAAGATTTAACTTGCGTTGTTTGCAG AGGAATGGATGTAGTTGCACGTAATCAACTGGTGGAGTGTATAGAATGTCATTCCCTGTACCATCAAGAATGCCATCAACCACCCGTAGCTGAGGCAGATATGAATGACCCACGTTCTGCATGGTATTGTTCAAACTGCACCAAAGCAATGAGTAAAATG CAAGGTGCTGGCAACAATTCCAGTAAGCAGTCTGGAGCACAATCACCATACAATACTCCATCTGCTGGTTCTACGGGGAAGCCTTCCTTCACAGCTGTCTCCTCCAAATCAAACACATCTCCTAACTTCAGCACTGCAAATAAAGCATTTGGAG CCGCATAG